In a genomic window of Streptomyces noursei ATCC 11455:
- a CDS encoding TrmH family RNA methyltransferase, producing MGTPELISPRSPRVAAARRLARRHFRGKERRFIAEGPQAVREAVAHRAGGSPTLIELFATVEAAERHAEIVEAARAAGALVHFADDRTVADVSQTVTPQGLVGVCRFLDSPFEEILAARPRLVAVLANVRDPGNAGTVLRCADAAGADAVVLTDASVDLYNPKSVRASVGSLFHLPVAVGVPVEQVVTGLQGAGVRILAADGAGDRDLDAELDAGSMGGPTAWVFGNEAWGLPEETRALADAVVRVPIHGKAESLNLATAAAVCLYASARAQRTAGGCRATSPAGGA from the coding sequence ATGGGCACCCCCGAGCTGATCTCCCCGCGTTCCCCGCGAGTCGCCGCCGCCCGGCGGCTGGCCCGGCGGCACTTCCGGGGCAAGGAACGCCGGTTCATCGCCGAGGGCCCGCAGGCCGTCCGCGAGGCCGTCGCGCACCGCGCCGGCGGATCGCCCACCCTCATCGAGCTGTTCGCCACCGTCGAGGCCGCCGAGCGGCACGCCGAGATCGTCGAGGCGGCCCGGGCGGCGGGGGCGCTGGTGCACTTCGCCGACGACAGGACCGTCGCGGACGTCTCGCAGACCGTCACCCCGCAGGGTCTGGTGGGCGTCTGCCGGTTCCTGGACTCGCCGTTCGAGGAGATCCTCGCCGCCCGCCCGCGGCTGGTGGCCGTGCTGGCCAACGTGCGCGACCCCGGCAACGCCGGCACGGTGCTGCGCTGCGCGGACGCCGCGGGCGCCGACGCGGTGGTGCTGACCGACGCGTCCGTGGACCTCTACAACCCCAAGTCGGTGCGGGCGTCGGTGGGTTCGCTGTTCCACCTGCCGGTCGCGGTGGGCGTGCCGGTGGAGCAGGTGGTGACCGGGCTGCAGGGCGCCGGGGTGCGGATCCTGGCCGCCGACGGGGCCGGCGACCGCGACCTGGACGCGGAGCTGGACGCCGGTTCCATGGGCGGGCCGACCGCCTGGGTCTTCGGCAACGAGGCGTGGGGGCTGCCCGAGGAGACCCGGGCGCTGGCCGACGCCGTCGTCCGGGTGCCGATCCACGGCAAGGCCGAGAGCCTCAACCTCGCGACCGCCGCCGCGGTCTGCCTGTACGCCTCCGCGCGGGCCCAGCGCACCGCCGGAGGGTGTCGTGCGACGTCACCCGCCGGAGGGGCGTAG
- the pheS gene encoding phenylalanine--tRNA ligase subunit alpha codes for MSAPNKSYDPVEVEALKPEEIARRVDEALAAIAAAGDLDALAQAKIAHAGGTSPLALANREIGALPPQAKADAGKRVGQARGRVNQALKARQEELEAERDARVLVEEAVDVTLPYDRVAAGARHPLTTFMERVADVFVAMGYEIAEGPEVEAEWFNFDALNFVPDHPARQMQDTFFVQGNGTQGDESGVVLRTHTSPVQARTLVDREPPVYVVCPGRVYRTDELDATHSPVFHQIELLAVDEGLTMADLKGTLDHMVRALFGPDMKTRLRPNYFPFTEPSAEMDMVCYVCRGESVGNPDRPCRTCSSEGWIELGGCGMVNPKVLIACGVDPEKYSGFAFGFGIDRMLMFRHNVEDMRDMFEGDVRFTRPFGMEI; via the coding sequence ATGTCCGCACCCAATAAGTCGTACGACCCTGTCGAGGTCGAAGCCCTGAAACCGGAAGAGATCGCCCGACGGGTCGACGAGGCGCTGGCCGCCATCGCCGCCGCGGGTGACCTCGACGCGCTCGCCCAGGCGAAGATCGCGCACGCCGGTGGCACATCGCCGCTCGCCCTCGCCAACCGCGAGATCGGCGCCCTCCCCCCGCAGGCCAAGGCGGACGCCGGCAAGCGCGTCGGCCAGGCCCGCGGCCGGGTCAACCAGGCGCTCAAGGCCCGCCAGGAAGAGCTGGAGGCGGAGCGTGACGCGCGCGTCCTGGTCGAGGAGGCGGTGGACGTCACCCTGCCGTACGACCGGGTCGCGGCCGGCGCCCGGCACCCGCTGACCACCTTCATGGAGCGGGTCGCGGACGTCTTCGTGGCGATGGGCTACGAGATCGCCGAGGGCCCCGAGGTCGAGGCCGAGTGGTTCAACTTCGACGCCCTGAACTTCGTGCCGGACCACCCGGCGCGGCAGATGCAGGACACCTTCTTCGTCCAGGGCAACGGCACCCAGGGCGACGAGTCGGGCGTGGTGCTGCGCACCCACACCTCGCCGGTGCAGGCCCGCACGCTGGTCGACCGCGAGCCGCCGGTCTACGTCGTCTGCCCGGGGCGGGTCTACCGCACCGACGAGCTGGACGCCACGCACTCCCCGGTCTTCCACCAGATCGAGCTGCTGGCCGTCGACGAGGGCCTGACCATGGCGGATCTGAAGGGCACCCTGGACCACATGGTCCGGGCGCTGTTCGGTCCGGACATGAAGACCCGGCTGCGGCCCAACTACTTCCCGTTCACCGAGCCGTCCGCCGAGATGGACATGGTCTGCTACGTGTGCCGTGGCGAGTCCGTGGGCAACCCCGACCGGCCGTGCCGCACCTGCTCCAGCGAAGGCTGGATCGAGCTGGGCGGCTGCGGCATGGTCAACCCCAAGGTGCTCATCGCCTGCGGTGTCGACCCCGAGAAGTACAGCGGCTTCGCCTTCGGGTTCGGAATCGACCGGATGCTGATGTTCCGGCACAACGTGGAAGACATGCGCGACATGTTCGAGGGCGACGTCCGGTTCACCCGGCCGTTCGGGATGGAGATCTGA
- a CDS encoding tetratricopeptide repeat protein yields the protein MEPNTLLDAILDEAGISHAGLATRINHLGRRRGLALRYEHTAVARWLKGQRPRGQVPDLICEILGERLHRPVGLADIGLSGPGARQAPGTPLSGFVERATALWRSDEQQRPHVVAAPALTGTSAIIPVWEWENPPEDFDVSRDGVTRVGMADIEMLRVARTHYEQMYRKAGGIATRARIVGFLNTEAAPLLRGSYSDATGRQLHRATGGLVAVAGICAYDSDALGLAQRYFHQALRLAKASGDRGLGAYVIALLVNQSLFVREYRQAVAFAEAALRTAGGQLTPALSADLYAMQAKAYARLGDGAGALDCIRRAEAAAERIRPGLEPAETGYVQPGLVNVQVAEALLSLGDLRSAREQADAAVDTPAHDRGRVHRLAMLTHIELRQGDADRAVANAAEMTEQARGMESQRLRDRLRAVREHLAETGSAATDEAADLIDEVLRVPL from the coding sequence ATGGAGCCCAACACGCTGCTCGACGCGATCCTGGACGAGGCCGGTATCTCGCACGCCGGGCTCGCGACGCGGATCAACCACCTCGGGCGGCGGCGCGGGCTCGCGCTGCGCTACGAGCACACGGCCGTGGCGCGCTGGCTCAAGGGGCAGCGGCCGCGCGGGCAGGTGCCCGACCTGATCTGCGAGATCCTCGGCGAGCGGCTGCACCGGCCGGTGGGCCTGGCCGACATCGGGCTCAGCGGGCCGGGGGCGCGCCAGGCCCCGGGCACCCCGCTGTCCGGGTTCGTCGAGCGGGCCACCGCGCTGTGGCGGTCCGACGAGCAGCAGCGGCCGCACGTGGTCGCGGCGCCCGCGCTCACCGGGACCTCGGCGATCATCCCGGTGTGGGAGTGGGAGAACCCGCCGGAGGACTTCGACGTCTCGCGCGACGGGGTGACCCGGGTCGGGATGGCCGACATCGAGATGCTGCGGGTCGCGCGGACCCACTACGAGCAGATGTACCGGAAGGCGGGTGGTATCGCTACCAGAGCGCGCATCGTCGGATTCCTCAACACCGAGGCGGCGCCGCTGCTGCGGGGCAGCTACAGCGACGCGACGGGGCGTCAGCTGCACCGGGCGACCGGTGGGCTGGTGGCCGTCGCGGGCATCTGCGCGTACGACTCGGACGCTCTCGGGCTGGCCCAGCGCTACTTCCATCAGGCGCTGCGGCTGGCCAAGGCCAGCGGGGACCGCGGACTCGGCGCGTATGTGATCGCGCTGTTGGTCAACCAGTCCCTCTTCGTACGGGAGTACCGCCAGGCGGTCGCCTTCGCTGAGGCGGCCCTGCGCACCGCCGGCGGGCAGCTCACCCCGGCGCTCTCGGCCGACCTCTACGCCATGCAGGCCAAGGCGTATGCCCGGCTGGGCGACGGCGCGGGCGCGCTGGACTGCATCCGGCGGGCCGAGGCCGCGGCGGAGCGGATCCGCCCGGGGTTGGAGCCCGCCGAGACGGGCTATGTGCAGCCGGGCCTGGTGAACGTACAAGTGGCGGAGGCGCTGCTCAGCCTCGGGGACCTACGGTCCGCCCGGGAGCAGGCGGACGCCGCCGTGGACACCCCCGCACACGACCGCGGCCGGGTTCACCGGCTGGCCATGCTCACCCATATCGAGCTGCGCCAAGGGGATGCGGACCGGGCCGTGGCCAACGCCGCGGAGATGACGGAGCAGGCTCGGGGCATGGAGTCGCAACGCCTGCGGGACCGGCTGCGGGCGGTGCGCGAGCATCTGGCGGAGACCGGGAGTGCCGCGACGGACGAGGCTGCCGATCTCATCGACGAGGTGCTGCGCGTTCCGCTGTGA
- the rplT gene encoding 50S ribosomal protein L20, producing the protein MARVKRAVNAHKKRRAILEQASGYRGQRSRLYRKAKEQVTHSFVYNYNDRKKRKGDFRQLWIQRINAAARANGMTYNRFIQGLKAASIEVDRKILADLAVNDAGAFAALVEVAQKALPSDVNAPKAAA; encoded by the coding sequence GTGGCACGCGTCAAGCGGGCAGTCAACGCCCACAAGAAGCGCCGGGCGATCCTGGAGCAGGCCAGCGGCTACCGCGGCCAGCGCTCCCGCCTGTACCGCAAGGCCAAGGAGCAGGTCACCCACTCCTTCGTCTACAACTACAACGACCGCAAGAAGCGCAAGGGCGACTTCCGTCAGCTGTGGATCCAGCGCATCAACGCCGCTGCCCGCGCCAACGGCATGACCTACAACCGCTTCATCCAGGGTCTGAAGGCCGCCAGCATCGAGGTGGACCGCAAGATCCTCGCCGACCTCGCCGTGAACGACGCCGGTGCGTTCGCCGCGCTGGTCGAGGTCGCGCAGAAGGCGCTGCCGAGCGACGTCAACGCCCCGAAGGCTGCTGCCTGA
- the pheT gene encoding phenylalanine--tRNA ligase subunit beta produces MRVPLSWLREYVDLPATTTGRDVQEKLIAVGLEVETVEQLGEGLSGPLVVGQVLTIEELEGFKKPIRFCTVNVGQANGTGEPQEIVCGARNFAVGDKVVVVLPGAVLPGDFKIAARKTYGKKSHGMICSGDELGMGDDGSGGIIVLPPATEVGIDAIELLELRDEVLDIAVTPDRGYCLSMRGVAREAAIAFGLPLRDPALLDVAPPNAGGYPVQVGDPIGCDRFTARTVTGLDPEARTPIWMQRRLQKAGMRPVSLAVDITNYVMLELGQPLHAYDRTTVEGPIGVRRATPGEELVTLDGTKRVLDGEDLVITDNRGPIGLAGVMGGANTEIAAPVADPETGRVHGTTDVVIEAAHFDAISIARTARRHRLSSEAAKRFERGVDPEAASAAAQRTVDLLVLLAGGTAEEGVTEVVSPRGPRTITIPADHPDKVAGVTYGRETVVRRLQQVGCDVYGQDELVVTVPSWRPDLGDPNDLAEEVIRLEGYENLPSTLPLPPAGRGLTERQRLHRRVGRALAGAGYVETLNYPFTGPAVLDQLGIEPDDPRRDAVTLVNPLSDEEPDLRTTLIPGLLASLRRNYGRGNHDLALFETGPVFRATGTELPARRLVVDRRPTDDEIASLDASLPQQPRRAAVVLAGAREQAGWWGAGYPSGWADAVEAGRAVAREAGVELIVRQDQHAPWHPGRCAALLALVDGEEVLVGNAGELHPRVVKTLGLPERTSAMEIDLDRLERAAAGSLQAPRISTFPVATQDVALIVDASVAAADVETALRDGAGELLESVRLFDVFTGEQVGDGKKSLAYALRFRADDRTLTAEEATAARDAAVAVAVERVGAALRG; encoded by the coding sequence ATGCGGGTCCCGCTTTCTTGGCTGCGGGAGTACGTCGACCTGCCGGCGACGACGACCGGGCGCGACGTACAGGAGAAGCTCATCGCGGTCGGCCTGGAGGTCGAGACCGTCGAGCAGCTCGGCGAGGGCCTGAGCGGCCCGCTGGTCGTCGGCCAGGTGCTGACCATCGAGGAGCTGGAGGGCTTCAAGAAGCCGATCCGCTTCTGCACGGTGAACGTCGGCCAGGCCAACGGCACCGGTGAGCCGCAGGAGATCGTCTGCGGCGCGCGGAACTTCGCGGTCGGCGACAAGGTCGTCGTGGTGCTGCCCGGCGCGGTGCTGCCCGGCGACTTCAAGATCGCCGCTCGCAAGACCTACGGCAAGAAGTCGCACGGCATGATCTGCTCCGGCGACGAGCTGGGCATGGGCGACGACGGCTCCGGCGGCATCATCGTGCTGCCGCCGGCGACCGAGGTCGGCATCGACGCGATCGAGCTGCTGGAGCTCCGCGACGAGGTGCTGGACATCGCCGTCACCCCGGACCGCGGCTACTGCCTGTCGATGCGCGGCGTGGCCCGTGAGGCGGCCATCGCGTTCGGGCTGCCGCTGCGCGACCCGGCGCTGCTGGACGTGGCGCCGCCGAACGCCGGTGGCTACCCGGTCCAGGTCGGCGACCCGATCGGCTGCGACCGCTTCACCGCGCGTACGGTGACCGGTCTGGACCCGGAGGCCCGCACCCCGATCTGGATGCAGCGCCGGCTGCAGAAGGCCGGGATGCGGCCGGTGTCGCTCGCCGTGGACATCACCAACTACGTGATGCTGGAGCTCGGCCAGCCGTTGCACGCCTACGACCGGACGACCGTCGAGGGTCCGATCGGCGTCCGCCGCGCCACGCCCGGCGAGGAACTGGTCACCCTGGACGGCACCAAGCGGGTGCTGGACGGCGAGGACCTGGTCATCACCGACAACCGCGGCCCGATCGGGCTGGCCGGCGTGATGGGCGGCGCCAACACGGAGATCGCCGCGCCGGTCGCCGACCCCGAGACCGGGCGGGTGCACGGCACCACCGACGTGGTGATCGAGGCCGCGCACTTCGACGCGATCTCCATCGCCCGGACCGCCCGCCGCCACCGGCTGTCCTCCGAGGCCGCCAAGCGCTTCGAGCGCGGGGTGGACCCGGAGGCGGCGTCCGCGGCGGCCCAGCGGACCGTGGACCTGCTGGTGCTGCTCGCCGGCGGCACCGCCGAGGAGGGCGTCACCGAGGTGGTCTCGCCGCGCGGGCCGCGGACGATCACCATCCCGGCGGACCACCCGGACAAGGTCGCCGGTGTGACGTACGGGCGGGAGACCGTCGTGCGCCGCCTCCAGCAGGTCGGCTGCGACGTCTACGGGCAGGACGAGCTGGTGGTCACCGTGCCGTCCTGGCGGCCCGACCTCGGCGACCCGAACGACCTGGCCGAGGAGGTCATCCGGCTGGAGGGCTACGAGAACCTGCCCTCCACGCTGCCGCTGCCGCCCGCCGGCCGTGGGCTGACCGAGCGTCAGCGGCTGCACCGCCGGGTCGGCCGCGCGCTGGCCGGCGCCGGATACGTCGAGACGCTGAACTACCCGTTCACCGGCCCGGCCGTCCTCGACCAGCTCGGCATCGAGCCGGACGACCCGCGACGGGACGCGGTCACCCTGGTGAACCCGCTCTCGGACGAGGAGCCGGACCTCCGTACGACGCTGATCCCGGGGCTGCTGGCCTCGCTGCGCCGCAACTACGGCCGGGGCAACCACGACCTGGCGCTCTTCGAGACCGGTCCGGTGTTCCGGGCGACCGGCACGGAGCTGCCGGCCCGCCGGCTGGTGGTCGACCGCCGGCCGACCGACGACGAGATCGCCTCCCTGGACGCCTCGCTGCCGCAGCAGCCGCGCCGGGCCGCGGTGGTCCTGGCCGGCGCCCGCGAGCAGGCCGGCTGGTGGGGTGCCGGGTACCCGTCCGGGTGGGCCGACGCCGTCGAGGCCGGTCGGGCCGTCGCCCGGGAGGCGGGCGTCGAGCTGATCGTCCGTCAGGACCAGCACGCCCCGTGGCACCCCGGCCGGTGCGCGGCGCTGCTCGCCCTGGTCGACGGCGAGGAGGTGCTCGTCGGCAACGCCGGTGAGCTGCACCCCCGGGTCGTCAAGACCCTCGGTCTGCCGGAGCGCACCAGCGCGATGGAGATCGACCTGGACCGGCTGGAGCGGGCCGCGGCCGGTTCGCTGCAGGCGCCGCGGATCTCTACCTTCCCGGTCGCCACGCAGGACGTCGCGCTGATCGTCGACGCGTCGGTGGCGGCGGCGGACGTGGAGACCGCCCTGCGGGACGGCGCCGGCGAACTGCTGGAGTCGGTGCGGCTGTTCGACGTCTTCACCGGTGAGCAGGTGGGCGACGGCAAGAAGTCGCTGGCCTATGCGCTGCGGTTCCGGGCGGACGACCGGACGCTGACCGCCGAGGAGGCCACCGCGGCCCGGGACGCGGCGGTCGCCGTCGCGGTCGAGCGGGTGGGCGCGGCCCTGCGCGGCTGA
- a CDS encoding DUF1844 domain-containing protein, which translates to MSEQTPQQPTAPETGDAARPDFETMTRDIADVPAVEVITTVAVHLMSSAAVNLGLAEGGEDHKDLDEARKLIHALAGLVTASATEIGSYHAAPLRDGLKSLQLAFREASVVPDEPGQGPGEKFTGPVYG; encoded by the coding sequence ATGAGCGAGCAGACCCCCCAGCAGCCGACCGCCCCGGAGACCGGCGACGCGGCCCGGCCCGACTTCGAGACCATGACCCGGGACATCGCGGACGTGCCGGCGGTCGAGGTGATCACCACGGTCGCGGTGCACCTGATGAGCTCGGCGGCGGTCAACCTCGGGCTCGCCGAGGGCGGCGAGGACCACAAGGACCTGGACGAGGCCCGCAAGCTCATCCACGCACTGGCCGGGTTGGTCACCGCCAGCGCCACCGAGATCGGCTCCTACCACGCGGCGCCGCTGCGGGACGGCCTGAAGTCGCTCCAGCTCGCCTTCCGCGAGGCGTCGGTGGTCCCGGACGAGCCGGGCCAGGGCCCCGGGGAGAAGTTCACCGGGCCGGTCTACGGCTGA
- the rpmI gene encoding 50S ribosomal protein L35, with protein sequence MPKNKTHSGASKRFKVTGSGKVLRERAGKRHLLEHKSSRVTRRLTGNAEMAPGDAAKIKKLLGK encoded by the coding sequence ATGCCGAAGAACAAGACGCACAGCGGTGCCAGCAAGCGCTTCAAGGTCACCGGCTCCGGCAAGGTCCTGCGCGAGCGCGCCGGCAAGCGCCACCTGCTCGAGCACAAGTCGTCCCGCGTGACGCGCCGCCTCACCGGCAACGCCGAGATGGCCCCGGGCGACGCCGCGAAGATCAAGAAGCTTCTCGGCAAGTGA
- a CDS encoding sensor histidine kinase, with amino-acid sequence MTARTSASTATAGGCPPEESGADLGLAPDDLPDGLVVADEHGRVICFNAAAARITGIEPPQALGRPVGDALPLQDIEGRRWWQLTDPYGGLAIRRGQPERNLLLGGREVLVSARYVRSRPTGPVRRLVIALRGTEARRRTELSHAELIATVAHELRSPLTSVKGFTATLLQKWERFTDDQKRLMLETVDADANRVTRLIAELLDISRIDSGRLEVRRQRVDMIAAVRRHVQAQTTAGQLPDRFLIRMREPLPDLWADPDKVDQVLGNLLENAVRHGEGTVTIEVGPAEETGGGEGTSVTVSDEGPGIPEESMSRVFTRFWRGSKRGGTGLGLYIVKGIVEAHGGTITVGRAPAGGAQFRFSLPVAAPAFLA; translated from the coding sequence ATGACGGCGAGGACTTCGGCCAGTACTGCCACCGCTGGTGGCTGCCCGCCCGAGGAGTCCGGTGCGGATCTCGGGCTGGCCCCGGACGACCTCCCCGACGGGCTGGTCGTCGCCGACGAACACGGCCGGGTGATCTGCTTCAACGCCGCCGCCGCCCGGATCACCGGCATCGAGCCGCCGCAGGCGCTGGGCCGCCCGGTCGGGGACGCCCTGCCGCTGCAGGACATCGAGGGGCGCCGCTGGTGGCAGCTGACCGACCCGTACGGGGGACTGGCCATCCGCCGCGGCCAGCCGGAGCGGAACCTGCTGCTGGGCGGCCGCGAGGTGCTGGTCTCGGCCCGTTACGTCCGCAGTCGGCCCACCGGCCCGGTGCGGCGGCTGGTGATCGCGCTGCGCGGCACCGAGGCCAGGCGGCGCACCGAGCTGAGCCACGCCGAGCTGATCGCCACCGTCGCCCACGAGCTGCGTTCGCCGCTGACCTCCGTCAAGGGCTTCACCGCCACCCTCCTCCAGAAGTGGGAACGGTTCACCGACGACCAGAAGCGGCTGATGCTGGAGACGGTGGACGCCGACGCCAACCGCGTCACCCGGCTCATCGCCGAGCTGCTGGACATCTCCCGGATCGACTCCGGGCGGCTGGAGGTCCGCCGGCAGCGGGTGGACATGATCGCCGCGGTCCGGCGGCACGTGCAGGCGCAGACCACCGCGGGCCAGCTGCCGGACCGCTTCCTGATCCGGATGAGGGAGCCGCTGCCCGATCTGTGGGCAGACCCGGACAAGGTGGACCAGGTCCTGGGCAATCTCCTGGAAAACGCCGTGCGTCACGGCGAGGGAACGGTCACCATCGAGGTGGGACCGGCGGAGGAGACCGGCGGCGGAGAGGGGACGAGCGTCACCGTGAGCGACGAGGGCCCCGGCATCCCCGAGGAGTCGATGAGCCGCGTGTTCACCCGTTTCTGGCGGGGCAGCAAGCGCGGCGGCACCGGGCTGGGCCTGTACATCGTCAAGGGCATCGTCGAGGCGCACGGCGGCACGATCACGGTCGGCCGGGCCCCGGCCGGCGGCGCCCAGTTCCGATTCAGCCTGCCCGTCGCGGCCCCTGCCTTCCTGGCGTGA
- a CDS encoding NUDIX domain-containing protein has protein sequence MRWNNLSEKPVYANPWFRVNLADVELPDGRHLDHFLIRMRPVAVATAVNEANEVLLLWRHRFITDSWGWELAAGVVEDGEDPVAAAAREMEEETGWRPGPLQHLLSVEPSNGLTDARHHIYWSDRAEYLGAPQDDFESDRREWIDLKLVPDMVARGEVPAANMAAALLMLHHIRLG, from the coding sequence GTGCGTTGGAACAATCTCAGCGAAAAGCCGGTCTACGCGAATCCCTGGTTCCGGGTCAATCTGGCCGATGTGGAACTCCCCGACGGCCGTCACCTGGATCACTTCCTGATCCGGATGCGGCCGGTGGCGGTGGCCACCGCGGTCAACGAGGCCAATGAGGTGCTGCTGCTGTGGCGGCACCGGTTCATCACCGACAGCTGGGGCTGGGAACTGGCCGCCGGCGTGGTGGAGGACGGGGAGGACCCGGTCGCCGCGGCCGCGCGGGAGATGGAGGAGGAGACCGGGTGGCGACCCGGACCCCTCCAACACCTCCTCTCGGTGGAGCCGTCCAACGGCCTCACCGACGCGCGGCACCACATCTACTGGTCCGACCGGGCGGAGTACCTCGGCGCGCCGCAGGACGACTTCGAATCGGACCGGCGGGAGTGGATCGACCTCAAGCTGGTGCCCGACATGGTCGCGAGGGGGGAGGTGCCGGCCGCGAACATGGCCGCGGCGCTGCTGATGCTGCACCACATCCGGCTCGGCTGA
- the infC gene encoding translation initiation factor IF-3 produces the protein MSAEPRINDRIRVPEVRLVGPSGEQVGIVPLAKALELAQEYDLDLVEVAANARPPVCKLMDYGKFKYESAMKAREARKNQAHTVIKEMKLRPKIDPHDYDTKKGHVVRFLKQGDKVKITIMFRGREQSRPELGFRLLQRLAEDVQDLGFIESNPKQDGRNMIMVLGPHKKKTEAMAEAREAQAARKAERQGAAPAEPAEEHAEA, from the coding sequence ATCAGCGCCGAGCCCCGCATCAACGACCGGATTCGCGTCCCCGAGGTGCGACTCGTCGGTCCCAGTGGCGAGCAGGTCGGCATTGTGCCGCTTGCCAAGGCCCTGGAGCTTGCGCAGGAGTACGACCTCGACCTGGTCGAGGTGGCGGCGAACGCCCGTCCGCCGGTCTGCAAGCTCATGGACTACGGAAAGTTCAAGTACGAGTCGGCCATGAAGGCCCGTGAGGCGCGCAAGAACCAGGCGCACACGGTCATCAAGGAGATGAAGCTCCGGCCGAAGATCGACCCGCACGACTACGACACCAAAAAGGGTCACGTCGTCCGGTTCCTCAAGCAGGGTGACAAGGTCAAGATCACGATCATGTTCCGTGGTCGTGAGCAGTCGCGCCCCGAGCTGGGCTTCCGACTGCTCCAGCGGCTCGCGGAGGACGTCCAGGACCTCGGCTTCATCGAGTCGAACCCGAAGCAGGACGGCCGGAACATGATCATGGTCCTCGGTCCGCACAAGAAGAAGACCGAGGCGATGGCCGAGGCCCGCGAGGCGCAGGCCGCCCGCAAGGCGGAACGCCAGGGCGCTGCTCCCGCGGAGCCCGCTGAGGAGCACGCCGAGGCGTGA
- a CDS encoding MIP family channel protein — METTETRTVVSEFLGTLLLVFFAVGAAVLAGEYIGTFGIALAFGFVMLALAYALGPISGCHINPAVTLGMLVARRITVRTAVEYWVAQILGGIVGAALLFLVAKQVPGLQTHAAFGTNGWGDRSAVHINLGGAFVAEIVMTFLFVFVVLGVTHKVAVVGFGGLAIGLALATVHLIGIPLDGTSVNPARSLGPALFAGGAAITQVWLFLIAPLIGGALAAVVHQVTHPPQEPVVTADRTARGEPKTSDEPPASGDRV, encoded by the coding sequence ATGGAGACCACGGAGACCCGCACGGTCGTATCCGAATTCCTCGGCACGCTGCTCCTGGTGTTCTTCGCCGTCGGCGCGGCAGTGCTGGCCGGCGAATACATCGGCACCTTCGGCATCGCCCTGGCCTTCGGCTTCGTCATGCTGGCGCTTGCCTACGCGCTAGGCCCGATCTCGGGCTGCCACATCAATCCCGCGGTGACGCTCGGCATGCTGGTGGCCCGGCGCATCACGGTCCGGACCGCCGTCGAGTACTGGGTCGCGCAGATCCTCGGCGGCATCGTCGGTGCGGCCCTGCTCTTCCTGGTCGCCAAGCAGGTCCCGGGGCTGCAGACCCACGCGGCCTTCGGCACGAACGGCTGGGGCGACCGTTCGGCGGTGCACATCAACCTCGGCGGCGCGTTCGTGGCCGAGATCGTGATGACCTTCCTGTTCGTCTTCGTCGTGCTCGGCGTCACGCACAAGGTGGCGGTGGTGGGCTTCGGCGGCCTGGCGATCGGTCTGGCCCTGGCCACCGTCCACCTCATCGGCATCCCGCTGGACGGCACCTCGGTGAACCCGGCGCGGAGCCTGGGCCCAGCCCTGTTCGCGGGCGGCGCGGCGATCACCCAGGTGTGGTTGTTCCTCATCGCGCCACTGATCGGCGGTGCGCTGGCGGCGGTGGTGCACCAGGTCACCCACCCGCCCCAGGAGCCGGTCGTGACCGCCGACCGGACCGCCCGCGGCGAGCCGAAGACCTCGGACGAGCCGCCGGCCTCCGGCGACCGCGTCTGA